The region atatttacccatttgtacagcagggtacttttcaccatatcatttcagggtatttTGATCAAGGGTGGTACAACAAGAGACCGCTGATGACAaccaacagctccaaccactgcgccacctactggcccaaGTTAAGAAGCCACATATAACAAAGTGAGTGAGCGGTGTTTAATTGAGGCGGTAGCTGTCGCCACGGTAACAGGTCAATGTCGGCGAAGGTCTTACGCTCCATTGTTGACTTTCATGGAGGGAACCTCCTTGCTGCACCAGCCCATGGCCTGGAGGGAGGGGTAGTCGTCGCAGATCTCAAACGTGCGCCCCGCGAGGTCTTCGCACTCGTGCAGAGTCACCTTGCTGTCGCCGTGTTTCTGCGAACAGGACCGCGGGGCTTGAACGTTAGCGGTCGGCACATTTTCAGACGGGAGAATGTTCCGGAGCTGGAGGGGGTTCGCGGCGGGGCCTTTCAAGGGGCTGTCTGGGAACTGAATCGGGGACTTTCGCTGCCTTTCAAACAGGTTCATATTCGGCCTTTAGAGGCCACGGAGATGCCTACAAAGGAGCACAAAGCGTTCCAGACCGGTTTGTTCACCGCAAAGACCAGACCAGAAGCCGTAAACGTGGTACACGCGTTCGCTGTCTGTTCCACATCCTCAGGTTGGGAGCTGGTTAGTGGCCACACAGCAAAAGAGTGAGAGGCATCCGGCAGCAACAGTCACAATAGTGCGGCACAGCTGGTGTCGGTATGACGTGTGGGTCCATGTCGCTGGAACTCATCCCTGGTATGAAAGGTGCTCCAAAAGGCACCTTTAGCTGCTCTGACGAATAATCCAAGGCAAATTTATGATACGTTTCACTGGTCAGAGAGACAGTCGAAACAGAATGGCAACGTATTTGATTGGTCAGAACAAGAGACCGAAGAACCTTCAGAATTTTCCGACTGGTCGGGAAAATACAACCGCAGAATAATTACACCTTTGAATTGTCAGAAGCTtagatatttattattatatttattcgtttagcagacacttttctccagcacaacttataacattaaggtacttataattatttacctgtttatacaggtgggtgaCTTCTACTAGAGCAAGATCAAGCTAACTACATTGTTCAAAGATACTACaatcagaggtgggatttgaacctgcaaccttcaggccCAAAGGCAGTCGTGCTAatcagtacactaccagctgtcccagatcAAGCAAAACATACAGCATATTTGATTGGTCAGAAACAAGAGAACAGTCATTTGATTGGTCACAAGTATAATCAGTCTAGAGTTATGGCGTATTTGATTGGTCAGAAGGAGGGTCCAGGGAGCTTAAGGAATATCTGATTGGTCAGAAGTGTAGTCAGTCCAAAATTATGGTACATTTGATTGGTCAGGCAAACAGAATCCCCTAATAAAAACTTGTAGCACTTTGGTTGGTCAGATCTCTTGGTAGAATGGAAACGAAGCCTATTTTGTTGGTCAGAACCATAACCAAGGTGAAAATTACAGCACATCCGATTGGTCCGAAGGACAGTCCAAGGACATTTGCAGCATAATTTATTATTAGAATGCAGCTGATGGAAATTTACAGCatatttggggggggaaaaCAACACTTACAGCACATTTGATTGGTCGGAAGGAGAGCAGGTGCTCAGTCCTGTAGCCGCTGTTCCCGCTCCAGGCCTCGTGGCGAGGATAGTCGCCCTTCTCCAGGATGAACTGCTGGCCCTGGAACTCGGGATGCTCGAACGCCACGAAGCTGAGAGGCACAAAGGGAGGGGGACGCGTGTGAGGGAGGAGTGCCGGAAAACAGGGCCGCGCGGCTCCGACAGGGGGCCCCGACGCAGCGCCTCGCCTTTCTCGgcaaacacacgcgcgcgccAGGCATCCGCTCGCGTTCCGGGAACGGTCCATTATTGGCTCGTTCGTCTCCCTCACGGGGGCGACCGCCCGGCAGCTGGCAGCTGGCCCTTATCATCGGCGTTGCCAGCGTGTCCGGAGTGCGCTCTGCAGCCAAAAGCCGCATCGGTGCCACACGGAACCGTGGCGATGACCATAATAACCATGATGTAATGCAGCACACGCCGGTGACCAGAAGTCACATCGCAGTACCGGGAAGACCACAGCACAGACCACGGCCTGACCATTCTCGGGTCTCATTACCGCGTTACCGGCATCGCTTACCGTGGAAAAAATAGAGTTATTTCTGGGATCGCGCGAAAACAATAAGTGCAGCTCGAGCCACGAGCTGCAGAAATAGTATCCccattactgttattaatacTGGACATGAAATATTTGTTCTCGGATGCGTCCGTATAAATGAGGAGTGACTGAGAGGAACACTCCTGTCATTGCAGTAAACACTGTATTTCGCATCGTAGTAGCCTATCAGtataagtttctttggatagaggtgtcagctaataataataatgatgataataataataataataataataataataataataataataaaacaagtaGCAATATGCACAGCACCCATTGTCAGCAGAGACCTTGGCACTGTTAGCAGTGATTCATAACAAATATTGAACTTTGGGCTCGCCTAGACCTACATCTTAACCCTAACCGGACCTAAATCCTGGTTCCTTTACCCTCTACCCAACAGCCTCAGCTCTTCCCTCTCTCAGGAGGTGTCTTGAGAGGTTATGGTTTTAATTCCAGCTGAAAAGttgtcaaataataataataataataataataatgagtatTCATTCCCTTTCCTTCAGAGGGAGTCGGGGGTTTGACACTCAGAAAAGTTTCATTCAAACCACTTTGTAGACTGTGTATTTCCTAAAGCGGCTGGCTGTAAAGTATAAAATGAGATCTCCccttgggacttgaaccaacaaccttctggcCACATGTCCAGTTCTCGTCCTCGTGCAGCTGGAAAAAACTACGCTCCTGTCCGTTCAGGCATTGCGCTGCGCTTCCCCTCCCCGCTCATCGAGCCGGACTTACGCGCCGTTCTCCACCTTGACGGAGCGGATCTTGCAGAAGCCCCTCTCCATGATGTTCCCGCATTCGTCCGTGAACTCGCAGCGCTTGCCCTGGAAGTTCTCCTCCTCCCACACGGTCATTTTAAATGGCCCCGTCTGCTCCGTTTGCATCTGCTGGGTGGTCATGGTTGCTGCTGCCAGCGCTGGGGGTCGGGGTGAGGGCTAGGGGGATGGGGGAACAGGGGGTATTAGAGAGGGTGTAGAGGGAACACCTTGCAAGAAGAATCCTGCTCAGGAGGAACGTGAGCTTTTTCGCTTTGGACCGTTAGAGGGCGTGAGGAGCTGAGGTTGGTTCCTGGACACGACGGGGGGCCACATCCTCCTCCTGATGAGTGGTTGCATGCAAATGATAATTGAACATCTGCGACTAAAGGTTTGACACGACTGGTTCTTTAGAACTTGTCGGCCACGTGCAGGAGTCATACTTACGCGCCGAAGCGGGACAGATCCGGGCGTGTCAACCTGGGGGGCGCCTGTTTCTCTCGGCCATTTATAGCGcgcacccccccacctctcGGCACTCTGGGCCGCTGCTCGGCACGAGCTCTGCACACTCAGCAGTGCCCGGCTCAAAGGCAGCATTATCTCGTGCCTTTGTCGGGGGGCTTCCACTGGCCTTTTTGGGCGGGCTTAGATCCTCTTGACTCATCAGGGTGTCGCCTAGAGTCCGCAGCCACCGCACCGCTGCCCAGAATGTGCAACGCACTGACACAACACTTTGATTGGGAAGTGTGCATAATGGGGGCATTCTGGGAGATTAGGCCGCAGGGATGGGACTCTGTGGGCAACGTCTCTGCGACGTCCGGCAAGGGCGATCGGTGCCAAAATACCCCCCCACCCGGGCACCATATTTACTCCGTCACTGGGCGGAGCTGCACATAACATGTTTGCCAGAAATGAGTGACAGCTGGGATGTGGAAATGGACTTTGCTAGGCTTTGTAAAGCTGAGATCCCATCACAGAAGGGGGTCCAATACTCTTCCTGTCTCCTTCAGGTAAATCTCAAGGGTTTCCTCACCACAGCCAGGTGCGCTGGTACTGAGCGCCGTGCAAACATTTGGTGGACCGTCCTGCCGACCGGGTTTTGAGGCCAACACCATTCACATTCGCTCTGTGGATCCTTCCCTGGTTTTgtcagggatcgaacccatctctttgcgGACCCTTTGTGGCAGGGCTTTTCTGTGTACTGGCCAGGTTATATTTCAAACTGTTATCACAGTCGTCAATCCCAGAAACTGAAAACGACGTCAACTCAGCACTGGCCAACTTGAAatgtggaaataataataataataataataatagagccTAAACAACGTCAATGTCTTATATGAAATGCATCATAAGTTCTTCAACGTTGACTAGTGCAATGTTTGCCTCGGGCGACACCTGGTGGCCAGTTGTATTATTGCACGCCGACGCGCTATGATTCCATggttactgttactgttattattgaCTATGATCATTGATCACTGGAGCGGATTCAGAACTGATTCTCTCTGAGATGTGATGAAATATGTAGATTATATGAATTAACCATATCCacgcactgtttttttttttttccttcaaaagcTGTTATGCTAAAAGTAGACAATGCCTGGCAGTAAACACCAGTTGTATCAACAGCAGTTCATAACATGGAACATCTGGCACAAGAACAGAGTAAAATTCCCTTGTTGAAAATGCAAAGGTGCTTCAAGGCAGAATATAAGAAGTGGGAATTTCTGCACAGATAGGAATGCATTTGACAGTAAAAGTGCTTATTCCTAACCTAgtattactccagtaaaacactTGATGGTAAAAATGGGTCCAGTACCAAACTTTGATTTAAACAGCAGCATGAATTAAGGTGTACTAAATTAACAAATCAGTATTACAGTGACTCTTGGAAGCAATTTCATTCCTTActctttatatagctggataggTACATGGTAAATCCAGGTAATGTGTcccaaaaaaagattaaatgttttattttcagtaatttttaatgcGATAATTTAAATGCTCTTTAGTTTCGGGTAAGTAAAAATAGTAAAAGTGCTGCACTGGCACAGACTTACACCCGTCCAGGGTTTACCTTATTTCACAGTCTGCTGTCCtcggataggctccagaccaccgcaccccactggACAGTGCTTGCTGATGATGGCACGATGGACGGAAgtgttaaagcatttttttacattttaatgtgaggGCTTTGGCAGAACCCAACTAGTGAACGTACAGGATATCAGTGCTATGTAGCCCTTATTAATTGTGACTGAGgggtgaaagtgactttggagttacaaacagatcGAGTTACGAACACATTCGCCGTTAGGGCTGAGGAGCCGGTACATGGCGTCTACAttgttatttgcattgtttttcttgTGGACGTCCTCCAAACTGCATCtccatggtggggggggggcaggcagtGGCAGTTGGTCTCCCTTGTCACCCCATTTGAATAATCAGATGTCCTTTCTGCATTAACTAACTAGGCCCCTCATTTCCCTGGAAAAGGGACTCGTACTCATTTCCCTTTGTCGCCCGCTACCCCCCCGTCATATCATATGTGGTGAGAACCGTTTATCTGTTTCCCGCACGAATCACACAGTCGGCCTCCTACAGGCGACACGGCGCATCTCGGCTTTGTGTGTAACGGTCAGTGTCTATAAGCGGCAACATCCTCTTCCTGTTCTGCTCCCTTTGACTCATCCTGACAGGAGTGTATCGCACAGCCTCAGGTTACCTCTGTACGCCTGCCTTCCACCCCTGATGGGAcgcgtcgtgtgtgtgtgtgtgtgttgggggatgTTTTATAGCTTTATGGCCATGATCGTACCATGTGCGCACCCTTGCTGCGAGTGTGTGTTGCGGTGTGCTCGTGCAAGGCTGGTTTTACTGAGCATGTGTGTGACTGCGGTGTGTTTGTTGTTGACGAGCACCTGTATGCACACCTGttcaccctggacgggacaggtgtgtgtgagagagcaagCAGGAGGCCAAATAGCTAAAAGAGTCCAGTGTCGCCACGGTAACAGGTGTCTCCATGTCTCCCTCCACTTCCCTGGATTCTGAGAAGCTTCCAGAATGCTGCAGCGCCACGTGTACAGCGAGCGCCACGCTCCAGGAGACGGATAAGGTTTCCGTGCAGAGGACGCTGCGTTTGTGTGAGACCACGTTGCCATGGCGAAGCATCGTCCCGAGGAAGATCACCGCCGTTTCGCACACGTGGTTTTCCTGGAAACCACTCGCATACATACAGTGTATGACCAGAACCGCTTTCCCATCGAGGTGTAAACTTGTACCATGGATGTTACCATCAACCATAACTAACTTAAACGGTTAGCTTTGTTCAGAGAGTtccttaccatgatttacccatttatacagatggatcACGTTTAAAGTATCAATGTAGGGAAAGTGCCTCGAGAAAGGCTAATCCAGTGTgcgattcgaacccgggacttTCGATTGCCAGAAAGCACTTCCAGCCCGTGTGCGGTCAGCACCTCGGTTCCTTAACCAAACATTAACCGCACACACCCCAGGATCATGGTTTCCTTGTTAGCGCTTCCATAGTAACCCCACTCTATTTCACTTGTAAATGTCTCATTTACATCGGCGACTCGCCTTTGCTCGTCATATGCAGACAGACACCTGTGTCACTGCTTTCGAAGCCCCCGGCGATACCGTCACTAGATGTAAATGCTTCTACGGGTCATAAATGCCAACGATTTCCTGCATTGGACACGAGTCCAAAGTGGTCCTTACAGCCCGTTACTGATACCGTGGTTATACCATGTGTTCCCCTTTTGCAGCTTCATACTGGGAGATGTTACCAGGGAGCAGGAGGTAATGGAGtgggtggagctgctgcctttgagttgaaaggtcacaggtttgaatcccccctaatactgcagcacccttgaacaagatacttaccctgaattgcactgAAAGTATAAACTTTcagtgtataaacaggtaaattgtggtaagaaagacatcagctgaatgaatgtggAATGGTGGTGAGATGAGTAGTTCTAGAGGTGGAATCAGGGCCATGGAGACTAATCTACTGAAGGACAAaagctggtagcacagcaattagagctgctccctttagacccaaaggttgttggtttgaattcCCCCTTCTATCGGTAGTACCTTCAAACAAAGTAACTGCCCTaggaaaattacacacacacacacacacacacacacacacacacacactttctgaactgcttgtcccatacagggtcatggggagctggagcctacctagcaacacagggtgtaaggctggaggggggaggggacacacccaggatgggatgccagtctgttgcaaggcaccccaagtgggacttgaaccccagacccactggagagcaggacccagcccaacccactctGTGTCCCCTGAATAGGAAAATTACACACCTGTAAAAATTGTAGGTAGTTGAACAATGCGTGTATAGTTTTGACCCTACATGCTATTGTTCATCAACGGAAAAGGAGATGCAGAAGCAACAGGTTTGGTGCCCGGTTTCCTCCCCAGCGGAATAAAGCGAAGTAACAATGACCAGGGTAAACAATTTTGGGCAAACACTTCCCCGACCTTGATGCACCGCCCCACGTTGGAGTGCAACAGTGACAAGTGACAGCGTCGAGGGCAGGAGccgcccgtgtgtgtgtgtgtgtgtgtgtgtgtgtgtgggagagagggCAGAGCTGCTCGGCAGAGCGCTGGCATCCCCTGCGGTGTGTTTGATAATAAAACATTGGGAACAGGAAGCGGCAGCGAAGTTGACGGTTGGGGGTTGATCAGGATGCAGGCCGTGGAGAGAGCCGGCACTCCTCGCTCGCCGCGTGGAAAACAAACACTCGGTCAGGTGATGGCCAGGACGCGCAGGTGAGACCCAAGTGGAGAGAGAGCGTCATTTtacagcgttttttttttctatatcatGCTGCTAATTTATTCGGAATAAACGGTCACAACCAAACTGGCTGTGGGCTCAGTTCCCACAAGTCacaatgacctttttttttttttcctttt is a window of Scleropages formosus chromosome 14, fSclFor1.1, whole genome shotgun sequence DNA encoding:
- the LOC108928945 gene encoding beta-crystallin A2-like, which codes for MTTQQMQTEQTGPFKMTVWEEENFQGKRCEFTDECGNIMERGFCKIRSVKVENGAFVAFEHPEFQGQQFILEKGDYPRHEAWSGNSGYRTEHLLSFRPIKCAKHGDSKVTLHECEDLAGRTFEICDDYPSLQAMGWCSKEVPSMKVNNGAWVAYQFPGYRGYQYILERDRHEGEYRNYTEYSTQAHSNQVQSIRRVQH